A part of Streptomyces sp. NBC_01235 genomic DNA contains:
- a CDS encoding acyl-CoA dehydrogenase: MGHYKSNLRDIEFNLFEVLGRDKLYGTGPFEEMDTETAKSILEELTRLSENELAESFADADRNPPVFDPETNTAPVPASFKKSYKAFMDSEYWRLGLPEEIGGTTSPRSLIWAYAELLLGSNPAVWMYSSGPAFAGILYEEGNDVQKKIARIAVEKTWGSTMVLTEPDAGSDVGAGRTKAIQQEDGSWHIEGVKRFITSGEHDMEENILHYVLARPEGHGPGTKGLSLFLVPKYLFDFETGELGERNGVYATNVEHKMGLKASNTCEMTFGDQHPAKGWLIGDKHDGIRQMFRIIEFARMMVGTKAISTLSTGYLNALEYAKERVQGTDLANFMDKTAPKVTITHHPDVRRSLITQKAYAEGMRALVLHTAAVQDEIQVKEAAGEDTAALEAMNDLLLPIVKGYGSEKGYEQLAQSLQTFGGSGFLQEYPIEQYIRDAKIDTLYEGTTAIQGQDFFFRKIVRNQGAALNSLAEDIKKFLALGTGGEELAGAREHLAKAAVELEAIVGLMLTDLAATEQDVKNIYKVGLNTTRLLLASGDVIVGYLLLKGAAVAAEKLQTASAKDNAFYTGKIAAAKFFAANVLPGVTLARKIAAGVELDLMELDEAAF; encoded by the coding sequence ATGGGGCATTACAAGTCGAATCTCCGCGACATCGAGTTCAACCTCTTCGAGGTACTCGGGCGCGACAAGCTGTACGGCACCGGCCCGTTCGAGGAGATGGACACCGAGACCGCGAAGAGCATCCTCGAGGAACTGACCCGCCTCTCGGAGAACGAGCTGGCGGAGTCCTTCGCGGACGCCGACCGCAACCCGCCGGTCTTCGACCCGGAGACGAACACCGCCCCGGTCCCGGCGTCCTTCAAGAAGAGCTACAAGGCCTTCATGGACTCGGAGTACTGGCGTCTCGGCCTGCCCGAGGAGATCGGCGGCACCACTTCCCCGCGCTCCCTGATCTGGGCGTACGCGGAGCTGCTGCTCGGCTCGAACCCGGCCGTGTGGATGTACTCCTCCGGCCCGGCGTTCGCCGGCATCCTCTACGAAGAGGGCAACGACGTACAGAAGAAGATCGCCCGGATCGCCGTCGAGAAGACCTGGGGTTCCACCATGGTCCTCACCGAGCCGGACGCCGGCTCGGACGTGGGCGCCGGCCGCACCAAGGCGATCCAGCAGGAGGACGGCTCCTGGCACATCGAGGGCGTGAAGCGGTTCATCACGTCCGGTGAGCACGACATGGAGGAGAACATCCTCCACTACGTCCTCGCCCGTCCGGAGGGCCACGGCCCCGGCACCAAGGGCCTGTCCCTCTTCCTCGTCCCGAAGTACCTCTTCGACTTCGAGACCGGCGAGCTGGGCGAGCGCAACGGCGTGTACGCGACGAACGTCGAGCACAAGATGGGTCTGAAGGCCTCCAACACCTGCGAGATGACGTTCGGCGACCAGCACCCCGCCAAGGGCTGGCTGATCGGCGACAAGCACGACGGCATCCGCCAGATGTTCCGCATCATCGAGTTCGCCCGCATGATGGTCGGCACGAAGGCGATCTCCACGCTGTCGACGGGCTACCTCAACGCGCTGGAGTACGCCAAGGAGCGCGTCCAGGGCACCGACCTCGCGAACTTCATGGACAAGACCGCGCCCAAGGTCACCATCACGCACCACCCGGACGTGCGCCGCTCGCTGATCACGCAGAAGGCGTACGCGGAGGGCATGCGCGCGCTGGTGCTGCACACCGCGGCCGTCCAGGACGAGATCCAGGTCAAGGAGGCCGCGGGCGAGGACACCGCCGCCCTCGAGGCCATGAACGACCTGCTCCTGCCGATCGTCAAGGGCTACGGCTCCGAGAAGGGCTACGAGCAGCTCGCCCAGTCCCTGCAGACCTTCGGCGGCTCCGGCTTCCTGCAGGAGTACCCGATCGAGCAGTACATCCGCGACGCCAAGATCGACACCCTGTACGAGGGCACGACGGCGATCCAGGGCCAGGACTTCTTCTTCCGGAAGATCGTCCGCAACCAGGGCGCGGCCCTCAACTCGCTCGCCGAGGACATCAAGAAGTTCCTGGCGCTCGGCACCGGCGGCGAGGAGCTGGCGGGCGCCCGCGAGCACCTCGCGAAGGCCGCCGTCGAGCTGGAGGCCATCGTCGGCCTGATGCTGACCGACCTCGCGGCCACCGAGCAGGACGTCAAGAACATCTACAAGGTGGGCCTCAACACCACCCGCCTGCTGCTCGCCTCCGGCGACGTGATCGTCGGCTACCTGCTCCTCAAGGGCGCCGCGGTCGCCGCCGAGAAGCTTCAGACGGCCTCCGCCAAGGACAACGCCTTCTACACCGGCAAGATCGCGGCGGCGAAGTTCTTCGCGGCGAACGTGCTGCCGGGCGTCACGCTGGCCCGCAAGATCGCCGCGGGCGTCGAGCTGGACCTGATGGAGCTGGACGAGGCCGCGTTCTAG